TCGGCAAGCCAAATGGGCGCCGCAAAACTTTGGCTAGCGTGCGCCCAAACTCTCTTTGAGTAAGTGGTTGAGGTGCGGTGACATTGATCGCACCACGATGTTCTGGGTGCTGAATCGCCCAACGAAAGGCTTCCACCACATCATCAATATGCACCCAGCTAAAACATTGTTCACCGGTTACCACTGGCCCACCTAGCCCAAGCCGAAACGCGGGCAACATTTTCTTTAAGGCTCCGCCATCTTTGCCCAAAACTACGCCGAAACGCATAATGAGAGGTTCAGGGCTAAGTTTGCGACTGGCATTTTCCCAAGCTTGGCCTAGCTCGCCCAGAAAACTATCATCGACTTCATCGCAAGACTCATCCAGCGGTTCGCCGCAAGGGCGCTGCGGGTAAAGCCCAATTGCCGATATCGCAATGACTTGCTTGGGAGGGGTGTCCAACAAAGCGAGCGCTTCCGCTAAAAGCTCAGTTGTATCAATGCGACTCGTGTATAGCGTTTGCTTATAGGTTTCATTCCAGCGTTGACCAATATTGGCGCCTGACATTTGAATCACAATATCTTGCGCTTTAAGCAACTCGGTTAGGTTCTCAATACAGTTATAAGCACTGCGCCCCATTTGAATTACGTTATGCCCGTCATGGCGTAGGGCTTTGGCCAAATGGCGGCCTACAAATCCGGTGCCACCAAGAATGAGTAGATTCATGTTGTCTCCCTTAATCCAAACCAGCTCACTTTGGTGAGTCGGCTGGGTGATGAATTCGGTATACTTATTTTAATGATGTTAAAAGGTAGCTTATGAAACTTAAAAATGCAATTTTGATTACCGGTGCCGGCCAACGAATTGGTTTGCATCTAGCTAAGCAATTTCTACTAGAGAAAGATTATCCAGTAATTTTCAGTTTTCGCAATGGTAAACCGGGTGTGGATGAGTTGAAAAAACTTGGAGCTCATGGGGTTCAAGTCGATTTTACCGATGCCAAACAACGTGCCGCCTTTATTCAGGAGGTAGGAGAACTCGCCGGCAGTTTACGCGCGATTGTCCATAACGCCTCTATTTGGCTAGATGATGAGGTGGATAACAGCTTTGAGCAGCAATGGCAGGTGCATGTAAACACGCCTTACGAGCTTAACCGATCCTTGACGCCTCTGCTGCGTGCGAGCGATAGTGCATTAAAAGACATTATATCTTTGAGTGATGCTGGTATCGAACGTGGTTCGGCTAGTCAAATTGGGTATTGTGCCTCAAAAGCCGCGTTACAAAATATGACGCGATCATTTGCGCAGGCTTTAGCACCAGATATTAAAGTCAACGACATTGCACCGGGTCTTATTATGTTTAATGATCAAGATGAGGCGGGTTATCGGGAAAAACGCTTACAAAAATCCTTGCTGGGAATTGAGCCTGGCCCGCAGGTGGTTTTTGACGCGGTAAATTATCTGATGAATAGTCCCTATAGTACCGGCACCACTTTGACGCTTGATGGTGGCCGGCGTTTTTAAATCTTATGGGTTTGTTTTCCAGACACGGCTTTCGCCGCGACCCCGTTTATCCGAGGCGGCTTCTAAATCGCCAAACTTGGAACGACTGATAAATTGTAAATCACCAAAAAATCGACGCTGGGACAACTTATAACCTTGGTTTGTTAGTGTTTGAATGGTGTTGGCCTCCAAAGAGGGGTGATAGCCAATTTCATCTTTTGGCCAGAGCTGGTGGTGAACCCGCGATGCATCCACAGCTTGTTGTGCGGTCATGTCAAATTCAACATTATTTACCAATGCTTGGAATACACTCGTGATAATGGTCGAGCCGCCTGGTGTGCCAATCACTTTGGATACCTTGCCATCGCGCAATAAAATGGTCGGGGTCATCGACGACAACATGCGTTTATTAGGCGCAATCGCATTGGCTTTGCCGCCGATTACACCAAATATATTGGGCACACCCGGCTTAGCTGAAAAATCATCCATTTCATCATTCATCAAAAATCCAGCCCCCTCAATTACGACACCACTGCCAAACGGCATGTTTAAGGTTGTAGTATTTGAAACGGCATTGCCTTGCGCATCCAAAATTGAAAAGTGGGTGGTTTGTTCGCTTTCCTCCAGGCCTGGTTTAATTTCAGGCGTGGGCGAAATGCGAATCGGATCGACTTCTAATGCACGTTCAGCCAAATAGTCGGCGGCAATCAATTTGTTCATTGGGACGCTGTGAAAGTCAGGGTCGCCTAAATATTCAGCCCGATCTGCATACACGCGTTTTTTGATTTCGGCGAGTAGGTGAATGTAGCTGGCGCTATTATGGTGCAAGCCTTCAAACTCGTACGATAGTTCGGTTTTCATTTTTAAGAGTTGAATGAGTGCAATGCCGCCAGAGCTGGGCGGTGGCGCAGAATAGACATCATAACCCTGCCAAAGAGTGTGTACTGGTTGCCGCCATTTAGCTTGGTAGTTGGCGAGATCCGCCAAGGTAATTAAGCCTTGGTTAGCTTGCATTTGTTTTGCAATTAACTGGGCGGTTTCACCTTTATAAAACTCATTCGCGCCATGTTCGGCGATGCGTTTAAGAGTATTGGCCAGTTCAGGTTGTTTGAAGACGTGTTCGGCTTTTAGGTTGCCAAAGTAGTTGGAAAAGTTGAGGTTATCGGCTTTTTCATAAGCCCAGTCTTGATACCAGCTGGCTGTTTCCGCTAACTTTGGGTGAACCTTAAAGCCGTTCTGAGCTAAGTCTATAGCTGGTTCAATTAACTCCGACCAATTCAGCTGACCATAAACTTGGTGTGCTTGCCATAACCCCATTACACTGCCTGGCACGCCTGACGCATGGTAGCCAACCAGCGAACGATTTGGAATCACTTCGCCATTCTTATCTAAATAGAGGTCTTTATGCGCCGCCTGGGGGGCGGTTTCACGGTAATCCAAAAATCGAGTTTCGCCTTTGGCATGAATTAACATAAAACCGCCACCGCCTAAGTTCCCGGCTTCAGGATAGGTGACGGCCAAACTAAAAGAAGCGGCGACGGCGGCATCAATAGCATTGCCTCCCTTGTC
The Thiomicrospira pelophila DSM 1534 genome window above contains:
- the folM gene encoding dihydromonapterin reductase, with the translated sequence MKLKNAILITGAGQRIGLHLAKQFLLEKDYPVIFSFRNGKPGVDELKKLGAHGVQVDFTDAKQRAAFIQEVGELAGSLRAIVHNASIWLDDEVDNSFEQQWQVHVNTPYELNRSLTPLLRASDSALKDIISLSDAGIERGSASQIGYCASKAALQNMTRSFAQALAPDIKVNDIAPGLIMFNDQDEAGYREKRLQKSLLGIEPGPQVVFDAVNYLMNSPYSTGTTLTLDGGRRF
- the ggt gene encoding gamma-glutamyltransferase, with amino-acid sequence MLFFRTLWIVVSFYILANGHSAYANSRSALAMPDLYSAEVAQSVLDKGGNAIDAAVAASFSLAVTYPEAGNLGGGGFMLIHAKGETRFLDYRETAPQAAHKDLYLDKNGEVIPNRSLVGYHASGVPGSVMGLWQAHQVYGQLNWSELIEPAIDLAQNGFKVHPKLAETASWYQDWAYEKADNLNFSNYFGNLKAEHVFKQPELANTLKRIAEHGANEFYKGETAQLIAKQMQANQGLITLADLANYQAKWRQPVHTLWQGYDVYSAPPPSSGGIALIQLLKMKTELSYEFEGLHHNSASYIHLLAEIKKRVYADRAEYLGDPDFHSVPMNKLIAADYLAERALEVDPIRISPTPEIKPGLEESEQTTHFSILDAQGNAVSNTTTLNMPFGSGVVIEGAGFLMNDEMDDFSAKPGVPNIFGVIGGKANAIAPNKRMLSSMTPTILLRDGKVSKVIGTPGGSTIITSVFQALVNNVEFDMTAQQAVDASRVHHQLWPKDEIGYHPSLEANTIQTLTNQGYKLSQRRFFGDLQFISRSKFGDLEAASDKRGRGESRVWKTNP
- a CDS encoding TIGR01777 family oxidoreductase, whose protein sequence is MNLLILGGTGFVGRHLAKALRHDGHNVIQMGRSAYNCIENLTELLKAQDIVIQMSGANIGQRWNETYKQTLYTSRIDTTELLAEALALLDTPPKQVIAISAIGLYPQRPCGEPLDESCDEVDDSFLGELGQAWENASRKLSPEPLIMRFGVVLGKDGGALKKMLPAFRLGLGGPVVTGEQCFSWVHIDDVVEAFRWAIQHPEHRGAINVTAPQPLTQREFGRTLAKVLRRPFGLPMPEKLLTWLFGEGAQVLTHSSCVVPTRLEKLGFKFQYPDAQAALTQILRR